Proteins encoded by one window of Gouania willdenowi chromosome 4, fGouWil2.1, whole genome shotgun sequence:
- the LOC114461686 gene encoding potassium voltage-gated channel subfamily V member 2-like has product MAHLQKTEQHMVFQNRRSTINCLPKGVEVDKVLQVSQGNIVKAWSSLENLDNSCTKSEQPDAAADRSTGQQNININVGGKVFHIPKKCAIQYPNTRIGFLALCSDQTKLLTLCDDYSVSKNEFFFDRDPAFFHHVCHFYSSGVLWIMLEMCPINFEEEIEYWGLSLRDTQFCCWLVFEEKVDELKDNLKVDKELMAEIEVKYDEERFEDMVFGDFRRTVWNIVENPYSSISAKAFSVLSNLFVLFSIVAMSLNTVEDLQVYKINDKTHMEWVEIFTIVFFTFEYLIRLISTPNVQLFLRSGLNFVDMVSVMPYFAQIIFGAISDSEDMNAREDLKAMARVSKVSHVLKVIKLMRIFRILKLARHSTGMRAFGFTVRQCYQQACCIFLFIAMGIFIFSALLHSAEREAEGSPISSIPHAWWWAAVSISTVGYGDVVPVTILGRIVAFACISCGIILNGMPISFLFNKFSDYYSKLKTQEYHSITVQRRFQLKKRLRRKMDMCFQPADSSKNGHCERRE; this is encoded by the exons ATGGCTCACCTACAAAAGACTGAACAACACATGGTTTTCCAAAACCGGCGCTCTACAATCAACTGTCTACCAAAAGGCGTGGAAGTTGACAAAGTGCTTCAGGTTTCTCAGGGAAATATCGTTAAAGCCTGGAGCTCTTTGGAAAATCTGGACAATTCTTGCACCAAATCTGAGCaacctgatgctgctgctgacaGATCAACAGGACAACAGAACATTAATATCAACGTTGGAGGTAAAGTCTTCCACATTCCTAAAAAGTGTGCCATTCAGTATCCCAACACTCGGATCGGCTTCTTGGCGCTCTGCAGTGACCAGACCAAACTTCTCACTCTGTGTGATGACTATTCCGTAAGCAAGAACGAGTTCTTCTTTGACCGCGACCCTGCCTTCTTTCATCATGTCTGCCATTTCTACTCCAGCGGAGTGCTGTGGATCATGCTGGAGATGTGCCCCATCAACTTCGAGGAGGAAATAGAATACTGGGGCCTTAGCCTGAGGGACACTCAGTTCTGCTGCTGGCTGGTGTTTGAGGAGAAAGTGGACGAGCTGAAGGACAATCTAAAAGTGGACAAGGAGCTGATGGCCGAGATTGAAGTGAAATACGATGAGGAGCGCTTCGAGGACATGGTCTTCGGGGACTTTCGTAGAACTGTGTGGAACATTGTAGAGAACCCATACTCGTCCATTTCAGCGAAGGCATTCTCGGTGCTCTCCAACCTTTTCGTGCTTTTCTCCATTGTTGCAATGTCTCTCAACACTGTAGAGGATCTGCAAGTTTACAAAATCAATGACAAGACACACATGGAGTGGGTGGAAATATTCACAATCGTGTTCTTTACCTTTGAGTACCTAATCAGACTTATCTCCACACCCAATGTCCAGTTGTTTTTGAGGAGTGGACTAAACTTTGTGGACATGGTGTCAGTCATGCCTTATTTTGCTCAGATTATCTTCGGGGccatttctgattctgaggaTATGAATGCACGGGAAGATCTCAAAGCCATGGCACGAGTCAGCAAGGTCAGCCACGTCCTCAAAGTCATCAAGCTGATGCGGATATTTCGGATTTTGAAACTAGCTCGTCACTCGACCGGGATGAGGGCCTTTGGGTTCACTGTGCGACAGTGTTATCAGCAGGCCTGCTGCATTTTCCTATTCATAGCCATGGGGATCTTCATCTTCTCTGCCCTCCTGCACTCAGCAGAAAGAGAGGCCGAGGGCTCTCCCATCAGCAGCATCCCGCATGCCTGGTGGTGGGCTGCA GTTAGTATATCCACTGTGGGTTATGGAGACGTGGTTCCTGTGACTATCCTGGGACGCATTGTTGCCTTCGCCTGCATCTCCTGCGGTATCATCCTCAACGGCATGCCAATCTCATTCCTCTTCAACAAGTTTTCCGATTACTACAGCAAACTTAAAACCCAGGAGTACCACTCCATCACAGTGCAGCGACGATTTCAACTCAAGAAGAGACTCAGGCGTAAAATGGACATGTGCTTCCAGCccgctgacagcagcaaaaacGGTCACTGTGAGAGAAGAGAGTGA
- the LOC114462494 gene encoding N-acetyllactosaminide beta-1,3-N-acetylglucosaminyltransferase 3-like isoform X2: MRHIRVTTLLMAGALGVLLLHLCKDFKNIQTISSHVQIREDIHQKRKPTTNDSYVFSWPKCQRNMSASNVSDFNSLPNTIKDFLYYRHCRHFPMLLDFPDKCGGAERSGDVFLLLVIKSSPWNYERREVLRKTWAKERLHNGVWIRRVFIAGTSGSGFETQRMNKLLALEHHEHKDILQWDFDDSFFNLTLKQILFLEWAERNCPNAHFHLNGDDDVFANTDNMVEFLQGVPNNDGSKHLFTGHLIYNVGPIRSPKSKYFVPIQVQESNKYPPYCGGGGFLLSGYTASVIYNMSKLIPILPIDDVYMGMCLAKAGLQPVSHMGVKTAGMHIPSKSIDEYDPCYYKEILLVHRFLPAEMYLMWSRIHDPHLICVPTKRKLL, encoded by the coding sequence ATGAGACACATTCGAGTGACAACTTTACTGATGGCAGGAGCTCTTGGTGTGTTGTTGCTCCATCTCTgcaaagattttaaaaatatacaaactatTAGTTCCCATGTTCAGATTAGAGAAGACATCCATCAAAAAAGGAAACCAACCACAAATGACTCTTACGTGTTTTCCTGGCCAAAATGTCAAAGAAACATGTCGGCTTCCAACGTCTCAGACTTCAACAGCCTGCCTAATACGATAAAAGATTTCCTCTACTATAGACACTGTCGCCACTTCCCCATGTTACTGGACTTTCCTGATAAATGTGGAGGGGCTGAGAGATCTGGGGATGTTTTCCTTCTTCTGGTCATCAAGAGCTCACCTTGGAACTATGAACGGCGAGAGGTGCTACGAAAAACCTGGGCTAAAGAAAGATTACACAACGGAGTATGGATTCGTAGGGTCTTTATTGCAGGAACATCTGGTTCTGGTTTTGAGACGCAAAGAATGAACAAACTGCTTGCGCTGGAGCATCATGAGCACAAAGACATCCTCCAATGGGACTTTGATGACTCGTTTTTCAACTTGACTTTGAAACAGATACTTTTCTTGGAATGGGCAGAAAGAAACTGTCCAAATGCTCACTTCCACCTCAACGGGGACGATGATGTGTTTGCCAACACGGACAACATGGTTGAGTTTCTCCAAGGCGTCCCCAACAATGATGGAAGCAAACATTTGTTTACTGGCCACCTGATCTACAATGTGGGTCCCATTCGTTCTCCAAAAAGCAAATACTTCGTACCGATTCAGGTGCAGGAGTCAAACAAATACCCTCCCTACTGTGGGGGGGGAGGCTTTCTTCTGTCTGGCTACACGGCTTcagttatatataatatgtctAAGTTGATCCCTATTCTTCCTATTGATGATGTTTACATGGGGATGTGTCTGGCCAAAGCAGGGCTTCAACCTGTTTCTCATATGGGTGTAAAGACAGCAGGGATGCACATTCCTTCCAAGTCAATCGATGAGTACGATCCTTGCTATTACAAGGAGATTTTACTGGTACACAGATTCCTTCCAGCCGAGATGTATCTTATGTGGAGCAGAATTCACGATCCACATCTAATCTGCGTTCCCACCAAGAGAAAGCTGTTGTAG
- the LOC114462494 gene encoding N-acetyllactosaminide beta-1,3-N-acetylglucosaminyltransferase 3-like isoform X1 — protein sequence MSCRFSTMRHIRVTTLLMAGALGVLLLHLCKDFKNIQTISSHVQIREDIHQKRKPTTNDSYVFSWPKCQRNMSASNVSDFNSLPNTIKDFLYYRHCRHFPMLLDFPDKCGGAERSGDVFLLLVIKSSPWNYERREVLRKTWAKERLHNGVWIRRVFIAGTSGSGFETQRMNKLLALEHHEHKDILQWDFDDSFFNLTLKQILFLEWAERNCPNAHFHLNGDDDVFANTDNMVEFLQGVPNNDGSKHLFTGHLIYNVGPIRSPKSKYFVPIQVQESNKYPPYCGGGGFLLSGYTASVIYNMSKLIPILPIDDVYMGMCLAKAGLQPVSHMGVKTAGMHIPSKSIDEYDPCYYKEILLVHRFLPAEMYLMWSRIHDPHLICVPTKRKLL from the exons ATGAG CTGCAGATTTTCAACAATGAGACACATTCGAGTGACAACTTTACTGATGGCAGGAGCTCTTGGTGTGTTGTTGCTCCATCTCTgcaaagattttaaaaatatacaaactatTAGTTCCCATGTTCAGATTAGAGAAGACATCCATCAAAAAAGGAAACCAACCACAAATGACTCTTACGTGTTTTCCTGGCCAAAATGTCAAAGAAACATGTCGGCTTCCAACGTCTCAGACTTCAACAGCCTGCCTAATACGATAAAAGATTTCCTCTACTATAGACACTGTCGCCACTTCCCCATGTTACTGGACTTTCCTGATAAATGTGGAGGGGCTGAGAGATCTGGGGATGTTTTCCTTCTTCTGGTCATCAAGAGCTCACCTTGGAACTATGAACGGCGAGAGGTGCTACGAAAAACCTGGGCTAAAGAAAGATTACACAACGGAGTATGGATTCGTAGGGTCTTTATTGCAGGAACATCTGGTTCTGGTTTTGAGACGCAAAGAATGAACAAACTGCTTGCGCTGGAGCATCATGAGCACAAAGACATCCTCCAATGGGACTTTGATGACTCGTTTTTCAACTTGACTTTGAAACAGATACTTTTCTTGGAATGGGCAGAAAGAAACTGTCCAAATGCTCACTTCCACCTCAACGGGGACGATGATGTGTTTGCCAACACGGACAACATGGTTGAGTTTCTCCAAGGCGTCCCCAACAATGATGGAAGCAAACATTTGTTTACTGGCCACCTGATCTACAATGTGGGTCCCATTCGTTCTCCAAAAAGCAAATACTTCGTACCGATTCAGGTGCAGGAGTCAAACAAATACCCTCCCTACTGTGGGGGGGGAGGCTTTCTTCTGTCTGGCTACACGGCTTcagttatatataatatgtctAAGTTGATCCCTATTCTTCCTATTGATGATGTTTACATGGGGATGTGTCTGGCCAAAGCAGGGCTTCAACCTGTTTCTCATATGGGTGTAAAGACAGCAGGGATGCACATTCCTTCCAAGTCAATCGATGAGTACGATCCTTGCTATTACAAGGAGATTTTACTGGTACACAGATTCCTTCCAGCCGAGATGTATCTTATGTGGAGCAGAATTCACGATCCACATCTAATCTGCGTTCCCACCAAGAGAAAGCTGTTGTAG